A single genomic interval of Phoenix dactylifera cultivar Barhee BC4 unplaced genomic scaffold, palm_55x_up_171113_PBpolish2nd_filt_p 001082F, whole genome shotgun sequence harbors:
- the LOC120103777 gene encoding uncharacterized sugar kinase YeiI-like isoform X2 yields MESSARRRLESVARHLLPPEILVRDLYPNPLSAEELSSWDFAPVIIGGMVMDIHAKPSAHPIPGTTTPGKVQYVSGGVARNVAECMSKLGNKPFMISVVGHDMAGDLLLKYWKSAGLSTEGILKLESITTPVVSNMFDSSGELAMAVASVEAVETFLTPGWIQRFQRNICSAPMLMVDANLNSPSLKVACQIAAGSGIPVWFEPVSVTKSRRIASVVNYITCASPNENELVAMANALSPEKEFSYIQHEAAEGKGHSVESLFEMLKPAMCSLLQKGIKLLVVTLGSHGLFLCCREGLSFMKDNLSSRVGSFGRQLYDLVNESCSSKKHINFIKSGERASKFFAFHFPALPASVVSLVGAGDCLVGGILASICNGLDVMQSVAVGIAVAKAAVETQTNVPAKFSPGTVADAAKQILSAAKVFQLE; encoded by the exons ATGGAGAGCTCCGCCCGGCGGCGATTGGAATCCGTTGCTCGCCACCTCCTCCCTCCCGAAATCCTTGTCCGAGACCTCTATCCG AATCCACTCAGCGCGGAGGAACTGAGCTCTTGGGATTTTGCTCCTGTGATTATTGGGGGAATGGTGATGGACATCCATGCTAAGCCTTCTGCTCATCCGATTCCTGGAACCACCACTCCCGGAAAG GTTCAGTATGTAAGTGGAGGAGTAGCAAGGAATGTCGCTGAATGCATGTCCAAGCTTGGAAATAAACCTTTCATGATTAGTGTTGTAGGACATGACATGGCAG GAGATCTGTTATTGAAGTACTGGAAATCTGCAGGACTTTCTACAGAAG GAATACTGAAGTTGGAAAGTATTACAACTCCTGTTGTATCAAATATGTTTGACTCCAGCGGGGAGTTGGCTATGGCTGTTGCAAGTGTCGAGGCTGTT GAAACATTTCTCACTCCAGGTTGGATACAGCGATTCCAGCGTAATATATGCTCTGCACCAATGTTGATGGTTGATGCTAATTTGAACTCCCCATCTCTCAAAGTTGCTTGTCAAA TAGCAGCAGGATCTGGCATCCCTGTGTGGTTTGAGCCTGTCTCAGTGACAAAGTCTAGAAGAATTGCATCTGTTGTAAATTAT ATAACATGTGCTTCCCCTAACGAAAATGAACTTGTTGCTATGGCAAATGCTTTATCGCCGGAAAAAGAATTTAGTTATATTCAACATGAAGCTGCAGAAGGGAAAGGGCATTCTGTGGAATCTTTGTTTGAAATGCTAAAACCAGCAATGTGCTCGTTGCTTCAGAAGGGTATTAAGCTGCTAGTTGTGACACTTGGTTCACATGGTCTATTCTTGTGTTGTAGAGAAGGGCTAAGCTTCATGAAAGATAATTTAAGCAGCAGGGTTGGCAGTTTCGGAAGACAGCTATATGATCTTGTAAATGAAAGTTGCTCTTCAAAGAAACACATTAATTTTATCAAGTCTGGAGAGAGAGCCTCAAAATTTTTTGCTTTCCATTTTCCTGCACTTCCTGCATCAGTGGTGAGCCTTGTAGGAGCAGGTGACTGCTTGGTTGGTGGAATTCTTGCGTCCATTTGCAATGGTTTGGATGTGATGCAAAGTGTTGCCGTGGGTATAGCTGTTGCAAAAGCAGCAGTGGAGACTCAAACAAATGTTCCTGCTAAATTTTCCCCTGGAACAGTTGCAG ATGCAGCAAAGCAAATTTTGTCGGCTGCCAAAGTATTCCAGCTTGAATAG
- the LOC120103777 gene encoding uncharacterized sugar kinase YeiI-like isoform X1, translating into MESSARRRLESVARHLLPPEILVRDLYPNPLSAEELSSWDFAPVIIGGMVMDIHAKPSAHPIPGTTTPGKVQYVSGGVARNVAECMSKLGNKPFMISVVGHDMAGDLLLKYWKSAGLSTEGILKLESITTPVVSNMFDSSGELAMAVASVEAVETFLTPGWIQRFQRNICSAPMLMVDANLNSPSLKVACQIAAGSGIPVWFEPVSVTKSRRIASVVNYITCASPNENELVAMANALSPEKEFSYIQHEAAEGKGHSVESLFEMLKPAMCSLLQKGIKLLVVTLGSHGLFLCCREGLSFMKDNLSSRVGSFGRQLYDLVNESCSSKKHINFIKSGERASKFFAFHFPALPASVVSLVGAGDCLVGGILASICNGLDVMQSVAVGIAVAKAAVETQTNVPAKFSPGTVAAFCFADAAKQILSAAKVFQLE; encoded by the exons ATGGAGAGCTCCGCCCGGCGGCGATTGGAATCCGTTGCTCGCCACCTCCTCCCTCCCGAAATCCTTGTCCGAGACCTCTATCCG AATCCACTCAGCGCGGAGGAACTGAGCTCTTGGGATTTTGCTCCTGTGATTATTGGGGGAATGGTGATGGACATCCATGCTAAGCCTTCTGCTCATCCGATTCCTGGAACCACCACTCCCGGAAAG GTTCAGTATGTAAGTGGAGGAGTAGCAAGGAATGTCGCTGAATGCATGTCCAAGCTTGGAAATAAACCTTTCATGATTAGTGTTGTAGGACATGACATGGCAG GAGATCTGTTATTGAAGTACTGGAAATCTGCAGGACTTTCTACAGAAG GAATACTGAAGTTGGAAAGTATTACAACTCCTGTTGTATCAAATATGTTTGACTCCAGCGGGGAGTTGGCTATGGCTGTTGCAAGTGTCGAGGCTGTT GAAACATTTCTCACTCCAGGTTGGATACAGCGATTCCAGCGTAATATATGCTCTGCACCAATGTTGATGGTTGATGCTAATTTGAACTCCCCATCTCTCAAAGTTGCTTGTCAAA TAGCAGCAGGATCTGGCATCCCTGTGTGGTTTGAGCCTGTCTCAGTGACAAAGTCTAGAAGAATTGCATCTGTTGTAAATTAT ATAACATGTGCTTCCCCTAACGAAAATGAACTTGTTGCTATGGCAAATGCTTTATCGCCGGAAAAAGAATTTAGTTATATTCAACATGAAGCTGCAGAAGGGAAAGGGCATTCTGTGGAATCTTTGTTTGAAATGCTAAAACCAGCAATGTGCTCGTTGCTTCAGAAGGGTATTAAGCTGCTAGTTGTGACACTTGGTTCACATGGTCTATTCTTGTGTTGTAGAGAAGGGCTAAGCTTCATGAAAGATAATTTAAGCAGCAGGGTTGGCAGTTTCGGAAGACAGCTATATGATCTTGTAAATGAAAGTTGCTCTTCAAAGAAACACATTAATTTTATCAAGTCTGGAGAGAGAGCCTCAAAATTTTTTGCTTTCCATTTTCCTGCACTTCCTGCATCAGTGGTGAGCCTTGTAGGAGCAGGTGACTGCTTGGTTGGTGGAATTCTTGCGTCCATTTGCAATGGTTTGGATGTGATGCAAAGTGTTGCCGTGGGTATAGCTGTTGCAAAAGCAGCAGTGGAGACTCAAACAAATGTTCCTGCTAAATTTTCCCCTGGAACAGTTGCAG CATTTTGTTTTGCAGATGCAGCAAAGCAAATTTTGTCGGCTGCCAAAGTATTCCAGCTTGAATAG
- the LOC120103777 gene encoding uncharacterized sugar kinase YeiI-like isoform X3: MESSARRRLESVARHLLPPEILVRDLYPNPLSAEELSSWDFAPVIIGGMVMDIHAKPSAHPIPGTTTPGKVQYVSGGVARNVAECMSKLGNKPFMISVVGHDMAGLSTEGILKLESITTPVVSNMFDSSGELAMAVASVEAVETFLTPGWIQRFQRNICSAPMLMVDANLNSPSLKVACQIAAGSGIPVWFEPVSVTKSRRIASVVNYITCASPNENELVAMANALSPEKEFSYIQHEAAEGKGHSVESLFEMLKPAMCSLLQKGIKLLVVTLGSHGLFLCCREGLSFMKDNLSSRVGSFGRQLYDLVNESCSSKKHINFIKSGERASKFFAFHFPALPASVVSLVGAGDCLVGGILASICNGLDVMQSVAVGIAVAKAAVETQTNVPAKFSPGTVAAFCFADAAKQILSAAKVFQLE; the protein is encoded by the exons ATGGAGAGCTCCGCCCGGCGGCGATTGGAATCCGTTGCTCGCCACCTCCTCCCTCCCGAAATCCTTGTCCGAGACCTCTATCCG AATCCACTCAGCGCGGAGGAACTGAGCTCTTGGGATTTTGCTCCTGTGATTATTGGGGGAATGGTGATGGACATCCATGCTAAGCCTTCTGCTCATCCGATTCCTGGAACCACCACTCCCGGAAAG GTTCAGTATGTAAGTGGAGGAGTAGCAAGGAATGTCGCTGAATGCATGTCCAAGCTTGGAAATAAACCTTTCATGATTAGTGTTGTAGGACATGACATGGCAG GACTTTCTACAGAAG GAATACTGAAGTTGGAAAGTATTACAACTCCTGTTGTATCAAATATGTTTGACTCCAGCGGGGAGTTGGCTATGGCTGTTGCAAGTGTCGAGGCTGTT GAAACATTTCTCACTCCAGGTTGGATACAGCGATTCCAGCGTAATATATGCTCTGCACCAATGTTGATGGTTGATGCTAATTTGAACTCCCCATCTCTCAAAGTTGCTTGTCAAA TAGCAGCAGGATCTGGCATCCCTGTGTGGTTTGAGCCTGTCTCAGTGACAAAGTCTAGAAGAATTGCATCTGTTGTAAATTAT ATAACATGTGCTTCCCCTAACGAAAATGAACTTGTTGCTATGGCAAATGCTTTATCGCCGGAAAAAGAATTTAGTTATATTCAACATGAAGCTGCAGAAGGGAAAGGGCATTCTGTGGAATCTTTGTTTGAAATGCTAAAACCAGCAATGTGCTCGTTGCTTCAGAAGGGTATTAAGCTGCTAGTTGTGACACTTGGTTCACATGGTCTATTCTTGTGTTGTAGAGAAGGGCTAAGCTTCATGAAAGATAATTTAAGCAGCAGGGTTGGCAGTTTCGGAAGACAGCTATATGATCTTGTAAATGAAAGTTGCTCTTCAAAGAAACACATTAATTTTATCAAGTCTGGAGAGAGAGCCTCAAAATTTTTTGCTTTCCATTTTCCTGCACTTCCTGCATCAGTGGTGAGCCTTGTAGGAGCAGGTGACTGCTTGGTTGGTGGAATTCTTGCGTCCATTTGCAATGGTTTGGATGTGATGCAAAGTGTTGCCGTGGGTATAGCTGTTGCAAAAGCAGCAGTGGAGACTCAAACAAATGTTCCTGCTAAATTTTCCCCTGGAACAGTTGCAG CATTTTGTTTTGCAGATGCAGCAAAGCAAATTTTGTCGGCTGCCAAAGTATTCCAGCTTGAATAG